Proteins from a single region of Anastrepha ludens isolate Willacy chromosome 5, idAnaLude1.1, whole genome shotgun sequence:
- the LOC128863821 gene encoding serine protease inhibitor 42Dd, whose protein sequence is MASNSSDSSANGNGAINVEDSHFGHVMLRVIVAAHSNENVIISPLQLEALLTLLYLGSDGSTAEELHRVLQLKRFASNAKMANHYATELQLSTDIAADTHMQLCSELLLPEQIEIGDEFRKIAQKYFHTTMVQRDLCNIAKLRAQLDEDLAKIAKGYTWHISDSLLSTVTMLEAASAAVVLAAVHFQNKWFLPFSAYRTGLYDFQLSADETPTANGQQQLTSTTVTVPMLFDDDMFVKFAEFRELDARAIELPYEHDDELSMLVVLPNRSDGLPALEKQLQSLELNTLAERMQMESVQVLLPKFKIDFECSLLRVLEQLGITTIFSKASNFKNMLRENCTVPLTIADILHKVCIEVNESGSEGANSVVYKPIVISNSIDSRKKFFRADHPFYFAIRSREATHFLGHITKF, encoded by the exons ATGGCCAGCAATAGCAGCGACAGTTCGGCGAATGGCAACGGCGCCATAAATGTTGAAGACTCACACTTCGGTCACGTAATGCTACGCGTCATTGTGGCCGCGCACAGCAATGAGAATGTTATCATATCACCGCTGCAGCTGGAAGCATTGCTCACGCTACTCTATCTTGGCAGTGATGGTAGCACCGCAGAGGAGCTACATCGAGTGCTGCAGCTCAAACGCTTTGCAAGCAATGCCAAAATGGCCAATCACTATGCGACGGAACTACAGCTGAGCACCGACATTGCAGCCGATACGCATATGCAATTGTGTAGTGAATTGTTGTTGCCGGAGCAGATTGAAATTGGtgatgaatttcgaaaaattgctcaaaaatATTTCCACACCACAATGGTGCAACGGGATCTATGTAACATAGCGAAATTGCGCGCGCAACTCGACGAGGATTTGGCGAAAATAGCCAAAGGCTACACGTGGCACATTAGCGACTCTCTGTTATCCACTGTCACAATGCTGGAAGCAGCATCGGCGGCTGTCGTGTTGGCAGCTGtgcattttcaaaacaaatggtTTTTACCGTTTAGCGCTTACCGCACTGGGTTGTATGATTTTCAGTTAAGCGCGGATGAGACGCCGACAGCGAATGGGCAGCAGCAGTTGACGTCTACAACTGTAACGGTGCCTATGCTTTTTGACGATGATATGTTCGTGAAATTTGCCGAGTTTCGCGAGCTGGACGCACGTGCTATTGAGCTGCCTTACGAGCATGATGACGAGCTGTCTATGTTGGTGGTGTTGCCCAATCGGAGCGATGGTCTGCCGGCGCTTGAAAAACAATTGCAATCTTTGGAACTCAATACACTGGCGGAGCGTATGCAAATGGAGAGTGTGCAGGTGCTTTTGCCAAAGTTTAAAATCGATTTTGAATGCAGCCTGCTGCGGGTGTTGGAACAG TTGGGCATCACAACGATTTTCTCCAAAgcgtcaaattttaaaaatatgttgcgTGAAAACTGCACTGTGCCGCTGACGATTGCggatattttgcataaagtttgCATTGAGGTGAACGAGTCTGGATCTGAAGGTGCCAATAGTGTTG TCTACAAACCCATTGTAATCAGCAATTCGATTGACTCCCGCAAGAAATTCTTCCGTGCTGATCATCCTTTCTACTTTGCCATACGAAGTCGAGAAGCCACGCATTTCTTGGGtcatataacaaaattttga